A window from Macaca fascicularis isolate 582-1 chromosome 20, T2T-MFA8v1.1 encodes these proteins:
- the CACNA1H gene encoding voltage-dependent T-type calcium channel subunit alpha-1H isoform X4: MTEGARAADEVRVPLGAPPPGPAAAVGASPESPGVPGREAEQGSEPGVSPPESPAAERGAELGADEEQRVPYPALAATVFFCLGQTTRPRSWCLRLVCNPWFEHVSMLVIMLNCVTLGMFRPCEDVECGSERCNILEAFDAFIFAFFAVEMVIKMVALGLFGQKCYLGDTWNRLDFFIVVAGMMEYSLDGHNVSLSAIRTVRVLRPLRAINRVPSMRILVTLLLDTLPMLGNVLLLCFFVFFIFGIVGVQLWAGLLRNRCFLDSAFVRNNNLTFLRPYYQTEEGEENPFICSSRRDNGMQKCSHIPGRRELRVPCTLGWEAYVQPQAEGVGATRNACINWNQYYNVCRSGDSNPHNGAINFDNIGYAWIAIFQVGGKKVGRGPRGTAGERVQDSPPSRDPGGHGGGGGGVVRAQVQPPPPQVITLEGWVDIMYYVMDAHSFYNFIYFILLIIVGSFFMINLCLVVIATQFSETKQRESQLMREQRARHLSNDSTLASFSEPGSCYEELLKYVGHIFRKVKRRGLRLYARWQSRWRKKVDPSAVQGQGPGHRQRRAGRHTASVHHLVYHHHHHHHHHYHFSHSSPRRPGPEPGACDTRVVRAGAPPSPPSPGSRAPDAESVHSIYHADCHIEGPQERAQVARAAATAAASLKLATGLGTMNYPTILSSGMGSGRGSTSPGPKGKWASGPPGTGGHSPLSLNSPDPYEKIQHVVGEHGLGQAPGHLSGLSVPCPLPSPPAGTLTCELKSCPYCTRALEDPEGELSGSESGDSDGRGIYEFTQDIQHGDRRDPMQPPPATDTPGPGSPRRRAQQMAAPGEPGRLGHLWATFSGKLRRIVDSKYFSRGIMMAILVNTLSMGVEYHEQPEELTHALEISNIVFTSMFALEMLLKLLACGPLGYIRNPYNIFDGIIVVISVWEIVGQADGGLSVLRTFRLLRVLKLVRFLPALRRQLVVLVKTMDNVATFCTLLMLFIFIFSILGMHLFGCKFSLKTDTGDTVPDRKNFDSLLWAIVTVFQILTQEDWNVVLYNGMASTSSWAALYFVALMTFGNYVLFNLLVAILVEGFQAEGDANRSDTDEDKTSVHFEEDFHKLRELQTTELKMCSLAVTPNGHLEGRGSLSPPLIMCTAATPMPTPKSSPYLDAAPSLPDSRRGSSSSGDPPLGDQKPPANLRSSPCAPWGPNGAWSSRRSSWSSLGRAPSLKRRSQCGERESLLSGEGKGSTDDEAEDGRATPGPRATPLRRAESLDPRPLRPAPHPPTKCRDCNGQMVALPSEFFLRVDSHREDAAELDDDLEDSCCFRLHKVLEPYKPQWCRSREAWALYLFSPQNRFRVSCQKIITHKMFDHVVLVFIFLNCVTIALERPDIDPGSTERAFLSVSNYIFTAIFVAEMMVKVVALGLLSGEHAYLQSSWNLLDGLLVLVSLVDIVVAMASAGGAKILGVLRVLRLLRTLRPLRVISRAPGLKLVVETLISSLRPIGNIVLICCAFFIIFGILGVQLFKGKFYYCEGGDTRNISTKAQCRAAHYRWVRRKYNFDNLGQALMSLFVLSSKDGWVNIMYDGLDAVGVDQQPVQNHNPWMLLYFISFLLIVSFFVLNMFVGVVVENFHKCRQHQEAEEARRREEKRLRRLERRRRSKALPVAVAEAQRRPYYADYSPTRRSIHSLCTSHYLDLFITFIICVNVITMSMEHYNQPKSLDEALKYCNYVFTIVFVFEAALKLVAFGFRRFFKDRWNQLDLAIVLLSLMGITLEEIEMSAALPINPTIIRIMRVLRIARVLKLLKMATGMRALLDTVVQALPQVVELFGRLECSEDNPCEGLSRHATFSNFGMAFLTLFRVSTGDNWNGIMKDTLRECTREDKHCLSYLPALSPVYFVTFVLVAQFVLVNVVVAVLMKHLEESNKEAREDAELDAEIELELAQGPGGARRVDADRPPSPQESPGARDTPNLLVARKVSVSRMLSLPNDSYMFRPVVPAAAPHPRPLQEVEMETYGASTPLGSVASAHSPPVESCASLQIPLAVSSPARSSETLHALSPRGTARSPSLSRLLCRQEAVRADSLEGQIDGPRDTLDPAETGEKTLVRPVSQGGSLQSPPRSPRPASTRTRKHTFGQRCVSSRTAAPGGEEAEASDPADEEVSHITSSARPWQPAAEPQGPEASPVAGGERDLRRLYSVDAQGFLDKPGRADEQWRPSAELGSGEPGEAKAWGPEAEPALGARRKKKMSPPCISVEPPAEDEGSARPPAAEGGSTTLRRRTPSCEATPHRDSLEPTEGSGTGGDPAAKGERWGQASCRAEHLTVPSFAFEPLDLGGPSGDPFLDGSHSVTPEPRAFSSGAIVLLEPPETDPPMPVSDPPEKRRGPYLTVPQCPLEKPGSPSATPAPGDGTDDPV; this comes from the exons GGCTGGATTTCTTCATCGTCGTGGCGGG CATGATGGAGTACTCGTTGGATGGACACAACGTGAGCCTCTCGGCTATCAGGACCGTGCGGGTGCTGCGGCCCCTCCGTGCCATCAATCGCGTGCCGA GCATGCGAATCCTGGTCACTCTGCTGCTGGACACGCTGCCCATGCTTGGGAACGTCCTTCTGCTCTGCTTCTTCGTCTTCTTCATTTTTGGCATCGTTGGTGTCCAGCTCTGGGCTGGCCTCCTGCGGAACCGCTGCTTCCTGGACAGTGCCTTTGTCAG AAACAACAACCTGACCTTCCTGCGGCCGTACTACCAGACGGAGGAGGGCGAGGAGAACCCGTTCATCTGCTCCTCGCGCCGAGACAACGGCATGCAGAAGTGCTCGCACATCCCCGGCCGCCGCGAGCTGCGCGTGCCCTGCACGCTGGGCTGGGAGGCCTACGTGCAGCCCCAGGCCGAGGGGGTGGGCGCCACGCGCAACGCCTGCATCAACTGGAACCAGTACTACAACGTGTGCCGCTCGGGCGACTCCAACCCCCACAACGGTGCCATCAACTTCGACAACATTGGCTACGCCTGGATCGCCATCTTCCAGGTGGGCGGCAAGAAGGTGGGACGGGGACCCCGGGGCACGGCAGGGGAGCGGGTGCAGGACTCGCCCCCCAGCCGAGACCCCGGGGGGcacggggggggaggaggaggggtcGTGCGGGCCCAAGTCCAGCCACCGCCCCCCCAGGTGATCACGCTGGAAGGCTGGGTGGACATCATGTACTACGTCATGGACGCCCACTCGTTCTACAATTTCATCTATTTCATCTTGCTCATCATT GTGGGCTCCTTCTTCATGATCAACCTGTGCCTGGTGGTGATTGCCACGCAGTTCTCAGAGACAAAGCAGCGAGAGAGCCAGCTGATGCGGGAGCAGCGGGCGCGCCACCTATCCAACGACAGCACACTGGCCAGCTTCTCCGAGCCTGGCAGCTGCTACGAAGAGCTGCTGAAGTATGTGGGCCACATATTCCGCAAGGTCAAGCGGCGCGGCTTGCGCCTCTATGCCCGCTGGCAGAGCCGCTGGCGCAAGAAGGTGGACCCTAGCGCTGTGCAAGGCCAGGGTCCCGGGCACCGCCAGCGCCGGGCGGGCAGGCACACAGCCTCGGTGCACCACCTGgtctaccaccatcaccaccaccaccaccaccactaccatttCAGCCACAGCAGCCCCCGCAGGCCCGGCCCTGAGCCAGGCGCCTGCGACACCAGAGTGGTGCGGGCCGGCGCGCCCCCCTCACCACCCTCCCCAGGCAGCAGAGCACCCGACGCAGAGTCTGTGCACAGCATCTATCATGCCGACTGCCACATAGAGGGGCCGCAGGAGAGGGCCCAGGTGGCACGTGCCGCCGCCACCGCTGCCGCCAGCCTCAAACTGGCCACGGGGCTGGGCACCATGAACTACCCCACCATCCTGTCCTCAGGGATGGGCAGCGGCAGAGGCAGCACCAGCCCCGGACCCAAGGGGAAGTGGGCCAGTGGGCCTCCAGGCACTGGGGGGCACAGCCCCTTGAGCTTGAATAGCCCCGATCCCTACGAGAAGATCCAGCATGTGGTCGGGGAGCATG GACTGGGCCAGGCCCCTGGCCATCTGTCAGGCCTCAGCGTGCCctgccccctgcccagccccccaGCAGGCACGCTGACCTGTGAGCTGAAGAGCTGCCCATACTGCACCCGTGCCCTGGAGGACCCGGAGGGGGAGCTCAGTGGCTCAGAGAGTGGAGACTCAGATGGCCGTGGCATCTACGAATTCACGCAGGACATCCAGCACGGTGACCGCCGGGATCCCATGCAACCACCCCCTGCGACGGACACACCAGGCCCAGGCAGCCCCCGGCGGCGGGCACAGCAGATGGCAGCCCCGGGCGAGCCAGGCAGACTGGGCCACCTCTGGGCTACCTTCAGCGGCAAGCTGCGCCGCATCGTGGACAGCAAGTACTTCAGCCGCGGCATCATGATGGCCATTCTCGTCAACACGCTGAGCATGGGCGTGGAGTACCATGAGCAG CCCGAGGAACTGACTCACGCCCTGGAGATCAGCAACATTGTGTTCACCAGCATGTTCGCCTTGGAGATGTTGTTGAAACTGCTGGCCTGTGGCCCTCTGGGTTACATCCGGAACCCGTACAACATCTTCGACGGCATCATCGTGGTCATCAG CGTCTGGGAGATCGTGGGGCAGGCGGACGGCGGTCTGTCTGTGCTGCGCACCTTCCGGCTGCTGCGTGTGCTGAAGCTGGTGCGCTTCCTGCCAGCACTGCGGCGCCAGCTTGTGGTACTGGTGAAGACCATGGACAACGTGGCCACCTTCTGCACGCTGCTCATGCTCTTCATTTTCATCTTCAG CATCCTGGGCATGCACCTTTTCGGTTGCAAGTTCAGCCTGAAGACAGACACCGGAGACACCGTGCCCGACAGAAAGAACTTTGACTCCCTGCTGTGGGCCATCGTCACCGTGTTCCAG ATCCTGACCCAGGAGGACTGGAACGTGGTGCTGTACAACGGCatggcctccacctcctcctGGGCCGCCCTCTACTTCGTGGCCCTCATGACCTTCGGCAACTACGTGCTCTTCAACCTGCTGGTGGCCATCCTTGTGGAGGGCTTTCAGGCGGAG GGTGATGCCAACAGATCCGACACGGACGAGGACAAGACATCGGTCCACTTCGAGGAGGATTTCCACAAGCTCAGAGAGCTCCAGACCACAG AGCTGAAGATGTGCTCCCTGGCCGTGACCCCCAACGGGCACCTGGAGGGACGAGGcagcctgtcccctcccctcATCATGTGCACAGCGGCCACACCCATGCCTACTCCCAAGAGCTCACCATACCTGGACGCAGCCCCCAGCCTCCCAGACTCTCGGCGTGGCAGCAGCAGCTCCGGAGACCCGCCCCTGGGAGACCAGAAGCCTCCG GCCAACCTCCGAAGTTCTCCCTGCGCCCCCTGGGGCCCCAATGGTGCCTGGAGCAGCCGGCGTTCCAGCTGGAGCAGCCTGGGCCGTGCCCCCAGCCTCAAGCGCCGCAGCCAGTGCGGGGAACGTGAGTCCTTGCTGTCCGGCGAGGGCAAGGGCAGTACTGACGACGAAGCCGAGGACGGCAGGGCCACGCCGGGGCCCCGTGCCACCCCACTGCGGCGGGCCGAGTCCCTGGACCCACGGCCCCTCCGGCcggccccccacccacccaccaagtGTCGCGACTGCAACGGGCAGATGGTGGCCCTGCCCAGCGAGTTCTTCCTACGCGTCGACAGCCACCGGGAGGATGCGGCCGAGCTTGACGACGACTTGGAGGAT AGCTGCTGCTTCCGCCTGCACAAAGTTCTGGAGCCCTACAAGCCCCAGTGGTGCCGGAGCCGGGAGGCCTGGGCCCTCTACCTCTTCTCCCCACAGAACCG GTTCCGCGTCTCCTGCCAGAAGATCATCACGCACAAGATGTTTGATCACGTGGTCCTCGTCTTCATCTTCCTCAACTGCGTCACCATCGCCCTGGAGAGGCCTGACATTGACCCCGGCAGCACC GAGCGGGCCTTCCTCAGCGTCTCCAATTACATCTTCACGGCCATCTTCGTGGCGGAGATGATGGTGAAG GTGGTGGCCCTGGGGCTGCTTTCGGGCGAGCACGCCTACCTTCAGAGCAGCTGGAACCTGTTGGACGGGCTGCTGGTGCTGGTGTCCCTGGTCGACATTGTCGTGGCCATGGCCTCGGCTGGTGGCGCCAAGATCCTGGGCGTTCTGCGCGTGCTGCGTCTGCTGCGGACCTTGCGGCCTCTGAG GGTCATCAGCCGGGCCCCGGGCCTCAAGCTGGTGGTGGAGACGCTGATCTCGTCACTCAGGCCCATCGGGAACATCGTCCTCATCTGCTGCGCCTTCTTCATCATTTTTGGCATCTTGGGTGTGCAG CTCTTCAAAGGGAAGTTCTACTACTGCGAGGGCGGCGACACCAGGAACATCTCCACCAAGGCGCAGTGCCGGGCCGCCCACTACCGCTGGGTGAGGCGCAAGTACAACTTCGACAACCTGGGCCAG GCCCTGATGTCGCTGTTCGTGCTGTCGTCCAAAGACGGCTGGGTGAACATCATGTACGACGGGCTGGACGCCGTCGGTGTGGACCAGCAG CCCGTGCAGAACCACAACCCCTGGATGCTGCTGTACTTCATCTCCTTCCTGCTCATCGTCAGCTTCTTCGTGCTCAACATGTTCGTGGGCGTCGTGGTCGAGAACTTCCACAAGTGCCGGCAGcaccaggaggcggaggaggcgCGGCGGCGTGAGGAGAAGCGGCTACGGCGCCTGGAGAGGAGGCGCAGGAGTAAGGCGCTCCCGGTGGCGGTGGCGG AGGCCCAGCGCCGGCCCTACTATGCTGACTACTCGCCCACCCGCCGCTCCATTCACTCGCTGTGCACCAGCCACTATCTCGATCTCTTCATCACCTTCATTATCTGCGTCAATGTCATCACCATGTCCATGGAGCACTATAACCAACCAAAG TCGCTGGACGAGGCCCTCAAGTACTGCAACTACGTGTTCACCATCGTGTTTGTCTTCGAGGCTGCGCTGAAGCTGGTGGCGTTTGGGTTCCGTCGGTTCTTCAAGGACAG GTGGAACCAGCTGGACCTGGCCATCGTGCTGCTGTCACTCATGGGCATCACGCTGGAGGAGATAGAGATGAGCGCCGCGCTGCCCATCAACCCCACCATCATCCGCATCATGCGTGTGCTCCGCATCGCCCGGG TGCTGAAGCTGCTGAAGATGGCCACGGGCATGCGCGCCCTGCTGGACACCGTCGTGCAAGCCCTGCCCCAGGTAG Tggagctgttcgggaggctgg AGTGCAGTGAAGACAACCCCTGCGAGGGCCTGAGCAGGCACGCCACCTTCAGCAACTTCGGCATGGCCTTCCTCACACTGTTCCGCGTGTCCACGGGGGACAACTGGAACGGGATCATGAAG GACACGCTGCGCGAGTGCACCCGCGAGGACAAGCACTGCCTGAGCTACCTGCCGGCGCTGTCGCCCGTCTACTTCGTGACCTTCGTGCTGGTGGCCCAGTTCGTGCTGGTGAACGTGGTGGTGGCCGTGCTCATGAAGCACCTGGAGGAGAGCAACAAGGAGGCACGCGAGGATGCAGAGTTGGACGCCGAGATCGAGCTGGAGCTGGCGCAGGGCCCCGGGGGTGCACGCCGGGTGGATGCAGACAGGCCTCCCTCGCCCCAGGAGAGTCCGGGCGCCAGGGACACCCCAAACCTCCTTGTCGCACGCAAGGTGTCCGTGTCCAGGATGCTCTCACTGCCCAACGACAGCTACATGTTCCGGCCTGTGGTGCCTGCGGCGGCGCCCCACCCCCGCCCGCTGCAGGAGGTGGAGATGGAGACCTATGGGGCCAGCACCCCCCTGG GCTCCGTGGCCTCTGCACACTCGCCGCCCGTGGAGTCCTGTGCCTCCCTCCAGATCCCATTGGCTGTGTCGTCTCCAGCCAGGAGCAGCGAGACCCTCCACGCCCTGTCCCCTCGGGGCACAGCCCGCTCCCCCAGCCTCAGCCGGCTGCTCTGCAGACAG GAGGCTGTGCGCGCTGATTCCTTGGAAGGGCAGATTGACGGCCCTAGGGACACCCTGGACCCTGCGGAGACTGGCGAGAAAACCCTGGTGAGGCCGGTGTCCCAGGGGGGCTCCCTGCAGTCTCCCCCACGCTCCCCACGGCCCGCCAGCACCCGCACCCGGAAGCACACCTTCGGACAGCGCTGCGTCTCCAGCCGGACGGCAGCCCCGGGCGGAGAGGAGGCCGAGGCCTCGGATCCAGCCGACGAGGAGGTCAGCCACATCACCAGCTCCGCCCGCCCCTGGCAGCCCGCGGCCGAGCCCCAGGGCCCCGAAGCCTCTCCCGTGGCCGGCGGCGAGCGGGACCTGCGCAGGCTCTACAGCGTGGACGCTCAGGGCTTCCTGGACAAGCCGGGCCGCGCGGACGAGCAGTGGCGGCCCTCGGCGGAGCTGGGCAGCGGGGAgcctggggaggccaaggcctggGGCCCCGAGGCCGAGCCCGCTCTGGGTGCGCGCAGAAAGAAGAAGATGAGCCCCCCCTGTATCTCGGTGGAGCCCCCGGCGGAGGATGAGGGCTCCGCGCGGCCCCCTGCAGCGGAGGGCGGCAGCACCACCCTGAGGCGCAGAACCCCGTCCTGTGAGGCCACCCCTCACAGGGACTCCCTGGAGCCCACGGAGGGCTCAGGCACCGGAGGGGACCCTGCAGCCAAGGGGGAGCGCTGGGGCCAGGCCTCCTGCCGGGCCGAGCACCTGACCGTCCCCAGCTTTGCCTTCGAGCCGCTGGACCTCGGGGGCCCCAGTGGAGATCCTTTTTTGGACGGTAGCCACAGCGTGACCCCAGAACCCAGAGCTTTCTCTTCAGGGGCCATAGTGCTCCTGGAACCCCCAGAAACAGACCCTCCCATGCCCGTCAGTGACCCCCCAGAGAAGAGGCGGGGGCCGTACCTCACAGTCCCCCAGTGTCCTCTGGAGAAACCAGGGTCCCCCTCAGCCACGCCTGCCCCAGGGGATGGTACAGATGACCCCGTGTAG